One Chloroflexota bacterium DNA window includes the following coding sequences:
- a CDS encoding sigma-70 family RNA polymerase sigma factor: protein MPKETTIAYTLDPALAGHLAAARAGDHNEFSVLAEPYRRELQVHCYRILGSLHDAEDLVQETMLRAWRRLDTFEGRASLRAWLYKIATNACLDALDKRPRRALPPATHPPADPRRPLAPPVAEPLWLEPLPDDLLAGAEENPEARYTTRESITLAFLAALQTLPPRQRAAVILCDVLDWKASEAAECLGATPSAVNSALHRARETLAKKYHRRETMKLAHADERTRALLDRFMRAWETADVNTLVSLLKDEATLAMPPTPSWYRGPEEIRAFLLAVPLAGDAQDRWRLILTQANGGPAFAFYQRDDSTANGLYRSAGVMTITLDEGAIFEMTLFTNPELVLKFGLPPVM, encoded by the coding sequence ATGCCGAAAGAGACAACCATCGCTTACACGCTCGACCCGGCGCTGGCCGGCCACCTCGCCGCCGCGCGGGCAGGCGACCACAACGAATTCAGCGTACTGGCCGAGCCTTACCGCCGCGAACTGCAAGTTCATTGCTATCGCATCCTCGGCTCACTGCACGACGCCGAAGATTTGGTGCAGGAGACGATGTTGCGCGCCTGGCGGCGGCTCGACACATTCGAGGGCCGGGCCTCGTTACGGGCCTGGCTATACAAAATTGCCACCAACGCCTGCCTCGACGCCCTCGACAAACGGCCTCGACGCGCCCTGCCTCCAGCCACGCACCCTCCTGCCGATCCTCGTCGGCCTCTTGCGCCGCCCGTGGCCGAGCCGCTGTGGCTGGAGCCTTTGCCCGACGATCTGCTGGCCGGGGCCGAGGAGAATCCCGAAGCCCGTTACACGACACGCGAAAGCATCACCCTGGCGTTCCTGGCGGCGTTGCAAACGCTCCCGCCTCGCCAGCGGGCGGCAGTGATTTTGTGCGACGTGCTTGACTGGAAAGCGAGTGAAGCCGCCGAGTGTTTGGGCGCGACACCCTCGGCGGTGAATAGCGCCCTGCACCGGGCGCGCGAGACGCTGGCCAAAAAATATCATCGGCGTGAGACAATGAAGCTTGCTCACGCCGATGAGCGCACCCGCGCCCTGCTCGACCGTTTCATGCGCGCCTGGGAGACCGCCGACGTGAACACGTTGGTCAGCCTGCTCAAAGACGAGGCCACGCTGGCCATGCCGCCCACACCTTCATGGTATCGCGGGCCTGAGGAAATTCGCGCTTTTCTGCTGGCGGTCCCGCTGGCCGGCGACGCGCAAGATCGGTGGCGGTTGATCCTCACCCAGGCCAACGGCGGACCAGCGTTTGCGTTTTATCAGCGGGACGACTCAACGGCGAACGGTCTCTATCGAAGCGCCGGGGTCATGACGATCACCCTGGACGAGGGCGCGATCTTCGAGATGACGCTCTTCACGAATCCCGAACTTGTGTTGAAGTTCGGATTGCCGCCTGTGATGTAG
- a CDS encoding sugar ABC transporter permease has product MSASASRNTSSGLPTTSGGALPALIALAFLLGTIALLWWGFLFQRDLQADTASQAPQIVTVALAIVWGVGGMALLFTTANFFVEQLPNAWMQRLQPLIFVGPAMLILVWALALPTIRTFILSLYDANSVTFIDIQNYLGVFTDSSMLVVFRNNLLWILFGTIPTVSLGLLIAVLADRSRFETLAKALIFMPMAISFVGAGVIWNFVYAVKPADAPQIGLLNFLWVPIGGAPQAWTAFFQPWNNFFLVLIVVWLQTGYAMVLFSAAIKGISSEILEAARVDGATELQVFFQIMIPQIMGTIITVSTTIIIFTLKIFDVVIVMTGGQYGTSVIATEFYRQYFTYNNNGYGSAIAIILFIAVVPVMAYNLRQFAQREVF; this is encoded by the coding sequence ATGTCTGCCTCCGCCTCCCGAAACACCTCTTCCGGCCTGCCCACAACCAGCGGCGGCGCGCTTCCGGCGCTTATTGCCCTGGCGTTTTTGCTGGGGACAATTGCCCTGCTGTGGTGGGGTTTCCTCTTTCAGCGCGATCTGCAGGCAGACACCGCCTCACAAGCGCCACAAATCGTGACAGTAGCCCTGGCCATCGTCTGGGGCGTGGGCGGCATGGCCCTGCTTTTCACCACCGCCAACTTTTTTGTCGAGCAACTGCCCAATGCCTGGATGCAACGTCTGCAACCCCTCATCTTCGTCGGCCCGGCAATGTTGATACTTGTCTGGGCTTTGGCCCTGCCGACGATTCGCACCTTTATCCTCAGTCTATACGACGCTAACAGCGTCACCTTCATTGACATTCAAAACTATCTGGGCGTATTCACCGACTCGAGCATGCTCGTCGTTTTTCGCAATAATTTGCTGTGGATACTCTTCGGCACAATCCCCACCGTCTCGCTTGGCCTGCTGATCGCCGTGCTGGCCGACCGGAGCCGGTTTGAGACTCTGGCTAAAGCGTTGATCTTTATGCCGATGGCGATTTCCTTCGTCGGCGCGGGCGTGATCTGGAATTTCGTTTACGCCGTCAAACCAGCCGACGCGCCCCAGATCGGTCTGCTTAACTTCCTCTGGGTTCCAATCGGTGGGGCGCCACAGGCCTGGACGGCGTTCTTTCAGCCCTGGAATAATTTCTTTCTTGTCCTCATTGTCGTCTGGCTACAGACCGGTTATGCCATGGTGCTCTTCTCCGCCGCCATCAAAGGCATCTCCAGCGAAATTTTGGAAGCCGCCCGCGTGGACGGTGCCACCGAACTGCAAGTCTTCTTCCAGATCATGATCCCGCAAATCATGGGAACCATCATCACCGTCTCCACCACCATTATCATCTTCACCTTGAAGATATTCGACGTGGTGATTGTGATGACCGGCGGCCAGTACGGAACCAGCGTCATTGCCACCGAGTTCTACCGGCAATACTTCACCTATAACAACAATGGCTATGGCTCGGCCATTGCCATTATCCTCTTCATTGCCGTCGTCCCGGTGATGGCCTACAACCTGCGCCAGTTCGCCCAACGGGAGGTCTTCTAA
- a CDS encoding alpha-glucosidase C-terminal domain-containing protein: protein MLDSDWIAHESRRSLARLLPRLARQFSGETDSDSWAAFTRRLEANFAPLFNFLYQLYGHHYDFFYHLETILATVAKMWLARPAELKALDAARENDPRWFQSNRMLGGVCYVDLFAGNLDGVRQKIPYFKELGLTYLHLMPLFRCPEGNNDGGYAVSSYREVNPILGDMTQLRQLAAELRQDGISLALDFIFNHTSDEHEWALRAGDAEHQNYYLIFPDRRQPDAYETHLREIFPDEHPGAFSPLPRLAGEGPGVGAGGWVWTTFHTFQWDLNYANPALFTAMAEEMLFIANVGVEVLRLDAVAFIWKRLGTSCENLPEAHLLIQAFNTLARIAAPAMLFKSEAIVHPDEVAKYIRPDECQLSYNPLLMALLWNSLATRKVRLLSQAMRERFAIHPDCAWVNYVRVHDDIGWTFSDEDAAQLGVKGYDHRQFLNSFFTGRFPGSFARGLPFQENPKTGDMRISGTCASLAGLEAALQSEAAEPLDQAVCRILLLHSVILSLGGIPLIYLGDEVGQLNDYSYRDDPAKADDSRWVHRPRANWQNIARRNDPQTVEGKVYMGLRRLIELRQKHEAFAGGGMKVLDTGNDHVFGYSRSGGRGRITALANFSEHEQYLNADQARRLGLEKTSTDLVAGEAVSPTQGLTLKPYQFVWLAE from the coding sequence ATGCTTGACTCTGACTGGATTGCCCACGAAAGCCGACGCTCACTGGCCCGCCTGCTCCCGCGCCTCGCTCGACAATTCTCCGGTGAAACCGACTCTGATAGTTGGGCGGCCTTCACCCGCCGCCTCGAAGCCAACTTTGCCCCGCTCTTCAATTTCCTCTACCAGCTTTACGGCCACCACTACGACTTCTTCTATCACCTCGAAACCATTCTAGCGACTGTTGCCAAAATGTGGCTGGCTCGCCCCGCCGAACTCAAAGCTCTGGATGCCGCTCGCGAAAACGATCCGCGCTGGTTCCAGTCCAACCGGATGCTGGGCGGCGTGTGCTACGTAGATTTGTTCGCCGGAAATCTCGACGGCGTTCGCCAAAAGATTCCCTACTTCAAAGAACTCGGCCTGACCTATCTTCACCTCATGCCGCTCTTCCGTTGCCCCGAAGGCAACAACGATGGCGGCTATGCGGTGAGCAGTTATCGTGAGGTCAACCCGATTCTGGGCGACATGACTCAACTGCGTCAACTCGCGGCAGAACTTCGGCAGGACGGCATCAGCCTGGCCCTCGACTTCATCTTCAACCACACCTCTGACGAACACGAATGGGCGCTTCGCGCCGGCGATGCCGAACATCAAAATTACTACCTCATCTTCCCCGACCGCCGACAACCCGACGCCTACGAAACCCACCTGCGCGAAATCTTCCCGGACGAACACCCCGGCGCTTTCTCCCCCCTCCCCCGCCTTGCGGGGGAGGGGCCGGGGGTGGGGGCTGGGGGTTGGGTCTGGACAACCTTCCACACCTTCCAGTGGGACTTGAACTACGCCAATCCGGCCCTCTTCACGGCCATGGCCGAAGAGATGTTGTTCATCGCCAACGTTGGCGTGGAAGTGTTGAGGCTGGATGCAGTGGCTTTTATATGGAAACGATTGGGAACGAGTTGTGAGAATCTGCCCGAAGCCCATTTGCTCATTCAGGCCTTCAACACCCTGGCGCGCATTGCCGCCCCGGCCATGCTCTTCAAATCCGAGGCCATCGTTCATCCTGATGAGGTGGCAAAATACATCCGCCCCGACGAATGCCAGCTTTCGTACAACCCGTTGCTAATGGCTCTGCTGTGGAACTCGCTGGCCACGCGCAAAGTGCGACTGCTCTCTCAAGCCATGCGCGAGCGTTTCGCCATTCACCCCGACTGCGCCTGGGTCAACTACGTGCGCGTCCACGACGATATTGGCTGGACGTTCTCCGACGAAGACGCCGCCCAGCTTGGAGTCAAAGGCTACGACCACCGCCAGTTTCTCAATTCGTTTTTCACCGGTCGCTTTCCGGGCAGTTTTGCTCGCGGCCTGCCGTTTCAGGAGAATCCCAAAACCGGTGACATGCGAATCTCTGGCACGTGCGCCTCGCTGGCCGGGCTGGAGGCCGCCCTTCAATCAGAGGCGGCTGAACCGTTGGATCAGGCCGTCTGCCGCATCCTGCTCCTCCACAGCGTCATCCTCAGCCTCGGCGGCATTCCCCTCATTTATCTTGGCGACGAGGTCGGCCAGTTGAATGATTACAGCTATCGCGACGACCCGGCCAAAGCCGACGATAGCCGCTGGGTTCACCGCCCGCGCGCCAACTGGCAAAACATCGCCCGCCGGAATGATCCGCAAACGGTTGAAGGCAAGGTCTATATGGGCTTGCGGCGGCTTATCGAGTTGCGGCAGAAGCACGAGGCATTTGCCGGCGGCGGGATGAAGGTGCTGGACACGGGCAACGATCATGTGTTCGGCTATTCGCGCTCCGGCGGTCGGGGCCGAATTACGGCGCTGGCGAATTTCAGCGAACACGAGCAATACTTGAATGCTGATCAGGCGCGACGACTTGGGCTTGAAAAAACTTCCACCGATTTGGTTGCCGGGGAAGCCGTCTCTCCAACTCAGGGCTTGACTCTGAAGCCGTACCAGTTTGTGTGGCTGGCAGAATAA
- a CDS encoding SRPBCC domain-containing protein, whose amino-acid sequence MPKNIARKIEIAVPIEQVWAALTDPAVIGGWMGSKGLKVTLRRGGRYALFGGETTGKFTEIKKPARLEYTWRQSSWKKEWADSVVRWELKAKNGGTVIKLTHSQFPNKEERDGHDEGWDVYFLKPMKEWLES is encoded by the coding sequence ATGCCCAAAAATATAGCCAGGAAGATCGAAATAGCGGTCCCGATTGAGCAAGTGTGGGCGGCCCTCACCGACCCGGCGGTCATCGGCGGCTGGATGGGTAGCAAAGGGTTGAAGGTGACGCTGAGGCGAGGCGGGCGCTACGCTCTCTTTGGCGGCGAGACGACCGGCAAGTTCACCGAGATCAAAAAGCCGGCCCGGCTCGAATATACCTGGCGGCAATCGAGTTGGAAGAAGGAATGGGCCGACTCGGTAGTGCGCTGGGAGTTGAAAGCAAAAAACGGCGGAACCGTGATCAAATTAACGCATAGCCAGTTCCCCAACAAAGAGGAACGCGACGGCCATGACGAAGGCTGGGACGTGTACTTTCTAAAGCCGATGAAGGAGTGGTTGGAGTCGTAG
- a CDS encoding HAMP domain-containing protein: protein MSFIDDVVQRLRGAEIEEQLEEAPAQTQEEERLWRLPTFARLQTKLIVPYVVLTMIIAMVGTYIITRLVTSSVRERFINQLAEASRVAADGIVQRESVHLANLRLMVFTNGVAEAILNQDAPAVQDLLWPLVLNNNIEALTVVDSDGEEILTLAQDPNSGQYVSSRGGNFSQYALVARALGGQTDEVGDKFIELLQTTHGPYLFTSAPVRDSGGQIVGAVLVGTRLETLLAELKALSLADVVVLDSSGKVVAATLADPPGGFSPVELAPEQAAKLTPDQPSQLREVNVFNRDFQAVYAPLIIRRQPIGVLEILLPSNYVVSTEATSRNWLSVLFALGTVGVIVVGYLLAQTIVRPIMRLRAVSQAVAAGDLQQNVGLQQSDEIGELATAFDVMTLKLRERTAEAARLYAETVHRNKALAQANAKLQAAQQQLVQSEKLAAIGQLTAGIVHDVKNPLAVVIGMADELRDDPKLDKETRQHLSTIRDNAWRASTIISDLLKFARQSTPEMKLQDIGATITTALRLTDYLARKGGVTVVKDIPPQPVLMNYDATQIEQVLINLIQNAIQAMPKGGHLRVNLSPAKDAAAIAVQDTGVGIPQKNLIRIFDPFFTTKPAGEGTGLGLSVSYGIISRHGGRIDVASTPGKGTTFTILLPLNTPAQAH from the coding sequence ATGAGCTTTATTGATGATGTGGTACAGCGCCTGCGTGGCGCTGAAATAGAAGAGCAACTGGAAGAAGCGCCGGCCCAAACCCAGGAAGAAGAGCGTCTCTGGCGCTTGCCGACTTTTGCTCGTCTGCAAACCAAGCTTATCGTGCCTTATGTGGTGCTGACGATGATCATCGCCATGGTCGGCACTTATATCATCACCCGGCTCGTCACCTCCTCGGTGCGCGAGCGATTCATCAACCAGCTTGCCGAAGCCAGTCGCGTAGCCGCAGACGGTATCGTCCAGCGCGAGAGTGTGCACCTGGCGAACCTGCGCCTTATGGTATTCACCAACGGCGTGGCCGAAGCCATTCTCAACCAGGATGCGCCTGCCGTGCAGGACTTGCTCTGGCCGCTAGTGCTCAACAACAACATCGAAGCCCTCACCGTCGTTGACTCGGATGGCGAAGAGATTCTGACTCTGGCCCAAGACCCGAACAGCGGCCAGTACGTCAGTTCGCGCGGCGGAAACTTTTCGCAATACGCTCTTGTGGCTCGCGCCCTCGGCGGCCAGACCGATGAAGTGGGTGATAAATTCATCGAGCTGTTGCAAACCACGCACGGCCCCTATTTGTTCACCAGCGCCCCGGTTCGCGACTCAGGTGGGCAGATCGTCGGCGCGGTTCTGGTGGGCACCCGCCTCGAAACATTGTTGGCCGAACTAAAAGCCCTCTCGCTGGCCGACGTGGTGGTGCTGGACTCGTCGGGGAAGGTGGTGGCCGCTACCCTGGCCGACCCTCCCGGCGGTTTTAGCCCCGTTGAACTTGCGCCCGAGCAGGCCGCCAAGCTGACACCCGATCAGCCCTCTCAACTTCGTGAAGTGAACGTCTTCAACCGCGACTTTCAAGCTGTTTACGCGCCGCTCATTATCCGCCGGCAACCGATCGGCGTGCTGGAGATTCTCCTGCCGAGCAATTACGTTGTTTCCACTGAAGCCACCAGCCGCAACTGGTTGAGCGTGCTCTTTGCCCTGGGCACGGTGGGGGTCATTGTCGTCGGCTATTTATTGGCCCAGACCATCGTCCGGCCCATCATGCGCTTGCGCGCCGTCTCGCAGGCCGTGGCCGCCGGCGATTTGCAACAGAATGTGGGCTTGCAACAGTCTGACGAGATTGGCGAACTGGCGACGGCCTTCGACGTGATGACGTTGAAATTGCGCGAGCGCACGGCTGAGGCGGCGCGGCTCTACGCCGAAACCGTGCACCGAAATAAAGCGCTGGCTCAGGCCAATGCCAAACTGCAAGCGGCCCAACAACAACTGGTGCAGTCGGAGAAGCTGGCCGCCATCGGCCAACTGACAGCCGGCATTGTTCACGACGTGAAGAACCCGCTGGCGGTCGTCATCGGCATGGCCGACGAATTGCGCGACGACCCGAAGCTGGACAAGGAAACCCGCCAGCACCTGTCCACCATTCGCGACAATGCCTGGCGGGCCAGCACGATTATTTCCGACCTCTTGAAGTTTGCCCGGCAGTCCACGCCGGAGATGAAATTGCAGGACATCGGGGCCACCATCACCACCGCCCTGCGCCTCACTGATTACCTGGCCCGCAAAGGCGGCGTCACCGTCGTCAAAGACATTCCGCCTCAACCGGTGCTGATGAATTATGATGCGACCCAGATCGAGCAGGTGCTCATCAACCTCATTCAAAACGCCATTCAGGCCATGCCCAAAGGCGGCCACCTGCGCGTCAACTTGAGTCCGGCCAAGGATGCGGCGGCGATTGCCGTGCAGGACACTGGCGTGGGCATTCCGCAAAAGAACCTCATCCGCATCTTCGACCCGTTCTTCACCACCAAACCGGCGGGCGAGGGCACCGGACTGGGTCTGTCGGTGAGTTATGGCATTATCTCGCGTCACGGGGGCCGCATTGATGTTGCCAGCACGCCGGGCAAGGGCACGACGTTCACGATTTTGTTGCCCCTCAACACGCCGGCTCAGGCTCATTAA
- a CDS encoding LacI family DNA-binding transcriptional regulator produces the protein MPAKIRDVAKKAGVGLATVSRVINNSPLVSEATRKRVLETIAELHYTPNPTARRLSLGKTHTIAVIAPFFTRPAFVERLRGVENTLAESEYDLIIYNVENIEKRDLYFRTVPRPERADGVLIISLPPRDQDVKFLAESEVPIVLVDANHPSLTSLNRVIIDDVTGGRAATQHLIHLGHRRIGYISDHFESPFKFTASYDRYQGYQQALEAAAIPFCPDYHLAGEHSRAEARHLAAQMLSLPERPTAIFAASDTQALGVLEAARDLKLRVPEDLSVVGYDDIEVAEYLRLTTVRQRLFESGKRGVELLLEVLADSSPQPACEVLPVELMVRGTTAPPG, from the coding sequence ATGCCTGCTAAAATTCGCGATGTCGCCAAAAAAGCCGGAGTTGGTCTCGCCACCGTTTCTCGCGTGATCAACAACAGCCCGCTTGTGAGTGAAGCCACCCGCAAGCGGGTTCTGGAAACCATCGCCGAACTGCACTACACGCCCAATCCCACTGCCCGCCGCCTCTCTCTGGGTAAGACTCATACCATTGCCGTCATCGCCCCATTCTTTACCCGCCCCGCGTTTGTGGAGCGGTTGCGAGGCGTGGAAAACACGCTGGCCGAGAGCGAATACGACCTCATCATTTACAACGTCGAAAACATCGAAAAGCGCGATCTCTACTTTCGCACCGTGCCGCGCCCGGAGCGGGCCGACGGCGTTCTCATCATCTCCCTGCCGCCGCGCGATCAGGATGTGAAGTTCCTGGCCGAAAGCGAAGTGCCTATTGTGCTGGTAGACGCCAATCACCCCTCACTCACTTCCCTCAACCGGGTGATTATTGACGACGTGACCGGTGGAAGGGCCGCCACCCAACACCTGATCCACCTCGGTCATCGCCGCATCGGTTACATCAGCGATCACTTCGAGTCCCCTTTCAAATTCACGGCCAGTTACGACCGTTATCAAGGGTATCAGCAGGCGCTGGAGGCGGCGGCGATTCCGTTTTGCCCCGACTACCACCTTGCGGGTGAGCACAGCCGCGCCGAGGCCCGTCACCTGGCGGCGCAAATGCTCTCTCTGCCCGAGCGCCCGACGGCGATCTTTGCCGCCAGCGACACTCAGGCCCTGGGCGTGCTGGAAGCGGCTCGCGACCTCAAATTGCGCGTGCCGGAAGATTTATCCGTCGTTGGTTACGATGACATTGAAGTGGCCGAGTATTTACGCCTGACCACAGTGCGTCAAAGGTTGTTCGAGTCAGGCAAGCGCGGCGTGGAACTGTTGCTCGAAGTGCTCGCCGACTCGTCCCCACAACCGGCGTGTGAAGTATTGCCAGTCGAATTGATGGTGCGCGGCACGACCGCGCCGCCCGGTTAA
- a CDS encoding carbohydrate ABC transporter permease translates to MSAAKPLNRFLNSLVVNGALAIICLLWTIPTIGLLVSSFRDRIDINTTGWWTVFPHLDWVATEQIKPASDVDRNAPMTLAGVTATFEEFREGIESSDKRLKWIGNRRVGYLEVQQYRWTANTIFTLENYRQVLAGDDYTATLKDGSTVTERGDNMSRAFLNSIAVAVPSTVIPISLAAFAAYGFAWMRFPARKMLFALVVALLVVPLQIALVPILRDFVRLDLNGTFLAVWLAHTGFGLPLATYLLYNYISELPRDILESAFIDGASHFTIFTRLILPLSVPALASFAIFQFLWVWNDYLVALIFIGASPTSQLLTQRLAEIVGSRGQDWHLLTAGAFITMILPLVVFFSLQRFFVRGLLSGSVKG, encoded by the coding sequence ATGAGCGCCGCTAAGCCCCTCAACCGCTTTCTGAATAGTTTGGTCGTCAATGGCGCTCTCGCCATCATTTGTTTGCTGTGGACGATTCCGACCATTGGCCTGCTGGTGTCCTCATTCCGTGATCGAATTGACATCAACACCACCGGCTGGTGGACCGTCTTCCCTCATCTGGATTGGGTGGCAACGGAACAGATCAAACCCGCCTCGGACGTGGATCGCAACGCGCCCATGACTCTGGCCGGGGTCACGGCCACCTTCGAAGAGTTTCGTGAGGGAATCGAATCAAGCGACAAACGCTTGAAGTGGATCGGCAACCGGCGGGTTGGCTACCTTGAAGTGCAGCAATATCGTTGGACGGCCAATACCATCTTTACATTGGAAAACTACCGGCAGGTGCTGGCCGGCGATGACTACACGGCCACCCTCAAAGACGGCTCCACCGTCACCGAACGGGGCGACAACATGAGCCGGGCCTTTCTCAACAGTATCGCCGTCGCCGTCCCGTCAACCGTGATTCCGATCTCGCTGGCCGCCTTTGCCGCCTACGGCTTTGCCTGGATGCGCTTCCCGGCGCGCAAGATGTTGTTTGCGCTGGTGGTGGCTCTGCTGGTAGTGCCGCTCCAAATTGCCCTGGTTCCCATCTTGCGCGACTTCGTCCGGCTCGACCTCAACGGCACGTTTCTAGCCGTGTGGCTGGCCCACACCGGCTTTGGCCTGCCGCTGGCAACGTACTTGCTCTACAACTACATCAGCGAACTGCCGCGTGACATTCTAGAGTCAGCTTTCATTGACGGCGCTTCGCACTTCACCATCTTCACCCGTCTCATCCTGCCGCTTTCAGTGCCGGCGCTGGCTTCGTTCGCCATCTTCCAATTCCTGTGGGTGTGGAACGATTACCTCGTCGCCCTGATCTTCATCGGCGCTTCGCCCACCTCGCAGTTGCTCACCCAGCGCCTGGCCGAGATCGTCGGCTCACGCGGCCAGGATTGGCACCTGCTGACAGCGGGCGCGTTCATCACCATGATTTTGCCGCTGGTCGTATTCTTCTCGCTTCAGCGCTTCTTCGTGCGCGGCCTGTTGTCCGGGTCAGTTAAAGGCTGA
- a CDS encoding beta-glucosidase — protein sequence MPHFPDNFLWGAATAAYQIEGAWNEDGKGESIWDRFSHRRYHVLGGDTGDVACDHYHRFEPDVALMKQLGLKTYRFSIAWTRVLPEGRGAINAKGLGFYDRLVDSLLAADILPNVTLNHWDFPQALQDLGGWPNRESVDWFADYARLMFDRLGDRVAMWATHNEPWCAAFLGYGNGHHAPGICDYTQAYQAVHHLLLAHGRAVQVFRQGGHKGQIGLVHNPQHYLPASESDEDRAACGRVYEQGVSLFLDPLFHARYPQGLMDWLGSHAPKIQDDDLKLISQPLDFLGVNYYFTESVSHNVDGGILKAQSRPYSAPGWGQTDMGWGVNPPGLEAVLLDIKNKYHNPRLYITENGCAFPNQPDADGAFHDPARLNYLREHFLAAHRALEAGVDLRGYYVWSLLDNFEWAWGYSRRFGLFHVDFATQRRTPKASAAWYANVIAANAVN from the coding sequence ATGCCGCACTTCCCCGACAACTTCCTCTGGGGCGCGGCCACCGCCGCCTATCAAATTGAAGGCGCGTGGAACGAGGACGGCAAAGGCGAAAGCATCTGGGATCGTTTCAGCCACCGCCGCTACCACGTCCTCGGCGGCGACACCGGGGATGTGGCCTGTGATCACTATCACCGCTTTGAGCCGGACGTGGCTTTGATGAAGCAGTTGGGCTTGAAGACCTATCGCTTTTCCATCGCCTGGACGCGCGTCCTGCCGGAAGGGCGCGGCGCGATCAATGCCAAAGGGCTGGGCTTTTACGACCGCCTTGTAGACTCTTTGCTGGCCGCGGACATTCTTCCCAACGTCACCCTCAATCATTGGGACTTTCCGCAAGCCCTGCAAGACCTCGGCGGCTGGCCCAATCGCGAGTCGGTGGACTGGTTTGCCGACTACGCCCGTCTCATGTTTGATCGGCTGGGCGACCGGGTGGCGATGTGGGCCACGCACAACGAACCCTGGTGCGCCGCCTTTCTGGGTTATGGCAACGGCCACCACGCCCCCGGCATTTGCGATTACACGCAAGCTTACCAGGCTGTTCATCATCTTCTGCTGGCGCATGGCCGGGCCGTGCAAGTCTTCAGGCAGGGCGGCCACAAAGGTCAGATCGGCCTCGTCCACAACCCGCAGCATTATCTCCCGGCCAGTGAGAGCGACGAAGACCGGGCCGCCTGCGGACGAGTCTACGAGCAGGGCGTGAGCTTGTTTCTCGACCCGCTCTTTCACGCCCGCTATCCACAGGGCCTTATGGATTGGCTCGGCTCACACGCGCCCAAAATTCAAGACGACGATCTCAAACTCATCAGCCAGCCGCTCGATTTCCTGGGCGTCAACTACTACTTCACCGAAAGCGTTTCTCATAATGTGGACGGCGGGATTCTCAAGGCGCAGTCTCGGCCTTATTCCGCGCCCGGCTGGGGCCAGACCGACATGGGCTGGGGTGTCAACCCACCCGGCCTCGAAGCTGTGCTGTTGGACATCAAGAACAAGTATCACAACCCTCGTCTGTACATCACCGAAAACGGTTGCGCCTTTCCCAACCAGCCGGACGCGGACGGCGCATTTCACGACCCGGCCCGCCTCAACTATTTGCGCGAACACTTCCTGGCCGCCCACCGTGCCCTCGAAGCCGGCGTTGATCTGCGCGGCTACTACGTTTGGAGTCTGCTCGACAATTTTGAGTGGGCCTGGGGCTACTCGCGCCGCTTCGGCCTCTTCCACGTAGATTTTGCCACGCAACGCCGGACGCCCAAAGCCAGCGCCGCTTGGTACGCCAACGTCATCGCCGCTAACGCTGTGAACTAA